A section of the Labrus mixtus chromosome 15, fLabMix1.1, whole genome shotgun sequence genome encodes:
- the ngrn gene encoding neugrin, which translates to MARPFQLLSLLSRLGAPSVALSFSSTCVRFASRGTSKTWLAQSHDHTARSSHGASRYSDRMSDEEVGLEDVEDKLQTLVDEGRKRQRTVKYHILRRQMTPSGAPQRKLTWDAIEQIRYLKQEQPEEWTVERLAEGFSVSPDVILRVLRTKFVPSPERKAKQDAKSMAGLGQQVLPSGDRAASDRLKLPGIHATAVLPPGRGDDAVVPASDKALMLRSTEASKSLVPATSPPIQPKAGISKDTTVETSGTMLTEDEESWDGQVFTEEELEQYIQMEKPSPVVQVGSDFFDVEGDFLYRI; encoded by the exons atggCTCGGCCTTTTCAGctcctctcccttctctccagGCTGGGTGCTCCGTCCGtggctctttctttttctagtACCTGCGTTCGGTTTGCAAGCAGAGGTACCAGCAAGACATGGCTGGCACAGAGCCACGACCACACAGCCAGATCATCACATGGAGCTTCAAGATACAGCGACCGGATGTCCGATGAAGAAGTCGGTCTGGAAGATGTAGAAGACAAGCTGCAAACCTTGGTTGA TGAGGggagaaagaggcagaggacTGTGAAATATCACATACTTAGAAGACAGATGACTCCTTCAGGAGCTCCACAGAGGAAGCTTACCTGGGATGCTATTGAGCAGATCAG ataTCTGAAGCAAGAGCAACCAGAAGAGTGGACAGTGGAGCGTCTGGCTGAGGGCTTCTCTGTCAGCCCTGACGTCATCCTGAGAGTCCTCAGAACCAAGTTTGTGCCCAGTCCTGAAAGAAAAGCCAAGCAGGATGCTAAATCTATGGCAGGACTCGGCCAGCAGGTGTTGCCTTCAGGTGACAGGGCAGCGTCGGACAGACTGAAGCTACCTGGAATCCATGCAACGGCAGTGCTACCTCCCGGAAGAGGAGACGATGCAGTGGTGCCTGCGTCTGATAAGGCTTTAATGCTTCGAAGCACAGAGGCTAGTAAGAGTTTGGTCCCTGCTACTTCTCCGCCCATCCAGCCCAAAGCTGGTATTAGTAAAGACACCACAGTGGAAACATCTGGAACAATGCTTacagaggatgaggagagcTGGGATGGACAGGtgttcacagaagaagaacttgAACAGTATATCCAAATGGAAAAGCCCTCACCTGTAGTGCAAGTTGGTAGTGACTTTTTTGATGTAGAGGGCGATTTTTTGTACAGAATCTAG